A genomic window from Arthrobacter sp. FW305-BF8 includes:
- a CDS encoding NAD(P)-dependent oxidoreductase, producing MTKCTIIGLGEAGAAYAEALAAAGHQVTGFDPVATATPHGTSRAATAAEACEGADIVLVLTGAAAARSVATECLPVLAAGSTYADFTSSSPAVMQELGQLPTQASFADVAILGPVAALGAKTPLMVSGPGSAAVAQLLAPLGVDVEIADGGPGAAMSHKLLRSVLMKGLASVVVEAVTAGQAAGLESWIREQIARQLAGDGQAVIDRFLAGTSKHAVRRSREMQDTANYLADLGVPAEMTAASAAALTRIAAAPAPEAALR from the coding sequence GCACCATCATCGGCCTGGGCGAAGCAGGTGCGGCCTATGCGGAAGCACTTGCCGCAGCGGGCCACCAGGTCACCGGGTTTGACCCCGTTGCCACCGCCACCCCGCACGGAACGTCCCGGGCCGCCACCGCCGCCGAGGCCTGCGAGGGCGCGGACATCGTCCTGGTGCTCACCGGCGCGGCCGCTGCCCGCAGCGTCGCCACTGAGTGCCTGCCGGTACTCGCGGCAGGCAGCACCTATGCCGACTTCACGTCGTCGTCCCCCGCCGTGATGCAGGAGCTCGGCCAGCTGCCCACCCAGGCGAGCTTTGCCGACGTCGCAATCCTTGGGCCCGTCGCCGCCCTGGGCGCCAAAACGCCGCTCATGGTCAGCGGCCCCGGATCCGCCGCGGTGGCGCAGCTGCTGGCACCGCTGGGCGTCGACGTCGAAATCGCCGACGGCGGGCCGGGGGCGGCCATGTCTCACAAGCTGCTGCGCAGCGTCCTGATGAAGGGCCTGGCATCGGTGGTGGTGGAAGCGGTCACCGCCGGCCAGGCAGCCGGACTTGAAAGCTGGATCCGGGAGCAGATCGCCCGCCAGCTCGCCGGCGACGGCCAGGCCGTCATCGACAGGTTCCTGGCGGGAACGTCCAAGCACGCCGTGCGCAGGTCCCGGGAAATGCAGGACACCGCCAACTACCTTGCCGATCTCGGCGTCCCCGCAGAGATGACTGCCGCTTCGGCTGCTGCGCTGACACGCATCGCTGCGGCACCGGCACCGGAGGCCGCCCTGCGCTGA
- a CDS encoding TRAP transporter large permease subunit codes for MIGIWALGAYLAVILLWTTVIKRSVGEAMLLGFLVVLPFTGAAGQVGWDAFHDAITDEIVYATMAFVFMGYLLERTGVLDRLIDLLNSLIGGVKGGPAWVSTVASAGLGGVVHNQAAIAATVGSVTIPWMEKSRLDKPSAATLVAGNAGMGITFPFSASMFVLVGSSTVGPLLKVNDLILPLLLGGLWCFLHRLIVTYVLIRKSDMAPLDAAHRTPVRRAFAQGWATMILFVVVAVPLILTSGAIANALSDWTGSDVAKTVSVIVWIPVVLILTGIILGRKRLPRSRKAYWDFLQQSAPRFGVVGVTVVFAFAGANALAATGLPKQMTALLNQFNLPLWLLAILIGLIVIAVAAPLSATATMAAVGTVGVATLVAAGVPATTAAVAVLVFSSCEAAVPPGGAPLYVACGIADVDPYKTFARLFVLYALPLLAIGVLIAVGVLPIGVLPT; via the coding sequence ATGATCGGCATCTGGGCACTGGGAGCCTACCTGGCTGTCATCCTGCTCTGGACGACTGTCATCAAACGCAGTGTGGGCGAAGCGATGCTCCTCGGGTTCCTCGTTGTCCTTCCGTTTACCGGGGCCGCCGGCCAGGTCGGCTGGGACGCGTTCCACGACGCCATCACCGATGAAATCGTCTATGCCACCATGGCGTTCGTGTTCATGGGTTACCTGCTGGAGCGGACCGGCGTGCTCGACCGGCTCATCGACCTGCTGAACTCCCTGATCGGCGGGGTCAAGGGCGGCCCGGCCTGGGTCTCCACGGTCGCGTCGGCCGGTCTGGGCGGCGTGGTGCACAACCAGGCCGCAATCGCCGCCACCGTGGGCTCGGTGACCATCCCGTGGATGGAGAAGTCCCGTCTCGACAAACCGTCCGCGGCAACGCTGGTGGCAGGGAACGCGGGCATGGGCATCACGTTCCCGTTCAGCGCGTCCATGTTCGTCCTCGTGGGATCCTCCACGGTCGGGCCGCTGCTAAAGGTCAACGACCTCATCCTTCCCCTTCTGCTCGGCGGGCTCTGGTGCTTCCTGCACCGCCTGATCGTCACCTACGTGCTGATCCGCAAGAGCGACATGGCACCGCTCGACGCGGCGCACCGGACACCCGTCCGCCGGGCCTTCGCCCAGGGCTGGGCCACCATGATCCTGTTCGTGGTGGTGGCCGTCCCGCTGATCCTCACCTCCGGCGCAATCGCCAACGCCCTCTCGGACTGGACGGGCTCGGACGTGGCCAAGACCGTCAGCGTCATCGTCTGGATCCCGGTAGTCCTGATCCTCACGGGCATCATCCTGGGCAGGAAGCGGCTGCCGCGCAGCAGGAAAGCGTACTGGGACTTCCTGCAGCAGTCCGCGCCACGTTTCGGCGTCGTCGGCGTTACCGTGGTGTTCGCCTTCGCCGGCGCCAACGCCCTGGCCGCCACCGGGCTGCCCAAGCAGATGACGGCGCTGCTGAACCAGTTCAACCTGCCGCTGTGGCTGCTGGCCATCCTGATCGGACTGATCGTCATCGCCGTGGCCGCTCCCCTGTCCGCGACGGCGACCATGGCCGCCGTCGGAACGGTGGGTGTGGCCACGCTGGTGGCCGCCGGCGTTCCGGCCACCACGGCGGCAGTCGCCGTGCTGGTCTTCTCCTCCTGCGAGGCGGCCGTGCCGCCCGGCGGCGCTCCCCTTTATGTCGCGTGCGGCATCGCCGACGTAGACCCTTACAAGACCTTTGCCCGCCTGTTCGTCCTCTACGCCCTGCCGCTGCTGGCCATCGGCGTGCTGATCGCCGTCGGCGTCCTGCCTATCGGTGTCCTGCCTACCTAG
- a CDS encoding cyclase family protein, with translation MTATESGTTYPQYKALLEREGHLSGTSWGLFSDAERGTPSFIRPDSVREAAGCVRTGTAFGLDYPADAFDPGMSLKRRAPRHTIYSAHPAHRDDFLDGYYLQGSSQIDGLRHRRADDVGFYNGTPDDEIREGTAALGIQAWAEQPIVGRGVLVDLGGYSRGQGTPIDHAAGQPLGLGLIQAAAEAQSVALRPGDILMLHTGWCEWFLALPAEEKESLRDSRRASGIEQSAEFVAWAWDNRLAVIAADNFAVECLPPVPSSPFRETAPNDHGMMHQQLLAKLGLPLGELWQLGPLSRHMKATGNWDALVTVKPLNITGATGSPANATAVT, from the coding sequence ATGACCGCCACGGAATCCGGCACCACCTATCCCCAGTACAAGGCTTTGCTGGAACGGGAAGGGCACCTCTCGGGCACCTCGTGGGGGCTGTTTTCCGACGCCGAGCGCGGCACCCCGTCCTTCATCCGGCCCGATTCCGTCCGGGAAGCCGCGGGCTGCGTCCGGACCGGCACGGCCTTTGGCCTCGACTACCCCGCCGACGCGTTCGACCCCGGCATGTCCCTGAAACGCAGGGCTCCGCGGCACACAATCTACTCGGCACACCCGGCGCATCGCGACGATTTCCTTGACGGGTACTACCTGCAGGGCTCCAGCCAGATCGACGGGCTCCGGCACCGCCGGGCGGACGACGTCGGCTTCTACAACGGGACCCCGGACGACGAGATCCGGGAGGGAACCGCTGCCCTCGGAATCCAGGCCTGGGCCGAGCAGCCCATCGTCGGCCGGGGCGTGCTGGTGGATCTCGGCGGATATAGCCGGGGCCAGGGCACGCCGATCGACCACGCGGCCGGGCAGCCTCTTGGGCTTGGCCTGATTCAGGCCGCGGCCGAGGCCCAGTCCGTTGCCCTCCGGCCCGGCGATATCCTCATGCTGCACACGGGGTGGTGCGAGTGGTTCCTCGCGCTCCCCGCCGAGGAGAAGGAGAGCCTCCGGGACAGCCGCCGGGCCAGCGGCATCGAACAGTCGGCCGAGTTCGTCGCCTGGGCCTGGGACAACCGGCTCGCGGTCATCGCCGCGGACAACTTCGCCGTCGAGTGCCTGCCGCCGGTCCCCTCCAGCCCGTTCCGGGAGACAGCCCCCAACGACCACGGCATGATGCACCAGCAGTTGCTTGCCAAGCTCGGCCTGCCGCTCGGGGAACTCTGGCAGCTCGGCCCGCTCAGCCGGCACATGAAGGCCACCGGCAACTGGGACGCGCTGGTTACCGTGAAACCGCTTAACATCACCGGTGCCACAGGCTCGCCGGCGAACGCGACAGCGGTAACGTAA
- a CDS encoding aldo/keto reductase: MEYRPLGRTGVQVSPLCLGAMMFGPWGNDDRADSTHIIHRALDAGINFIDTADVYSGGASEEIVGRALEGRRDDVFLATKFFMPMSEEPNQRGGSRRWIIREVENSLRRLNTDYIDLYQVHRPSPDTDVEETLGALTDLVRQGKVRYIGSSSYSGAQIVEAQWASRERNLERFVTEQPPYSILVRGIEEDVLPTVQRHGMGTLTYSPLAGGWLSGRWRKDAASAPTSSARPGARFDMTSPANQRKLDIVEELAQLAEQAGMSLIELAIAFVINHPGVTSAIVGPRTMDQLASYLPAAGITLSTDVLDRIDKIVAPGVTVNPDDNSYGAHELTAQARRRKQA, from the coding sequence ATGGAGTACCGCCCGCTTGGCCGCACCGGCGTTCAGGTCAGCCCCTTGTGCCTCGGCGCGATGATGTTCGGCCCCTGGGGCAACGACGACCGCGCCGACAGCACCCACATCATCCACCGCGCCCTCGACGCCGGCATCAACTTCATCGACACCGCCGACGTCTACTCGGGCGGGGCGTCGGAGGAGATCGTCGGGCGGGCGCTGGAGGGCCGGCGCGACGACGTCTTCCTCGCCACGAAGTTTTTCATGCCCATGAGCGAGGAACCGAACCAGCGCGGCGGATCCCGCCGCTGGATCATCCGCGAGGTGGAAAACTCTCTCCGCCGGCTGAACACGGACTACATCGACCTCTACCAGGTCCACCGGCCCAGCCCCGACACCGACGTGGAGGAAACCCTCGGTGCGCTCACCGACCTCGTCCGTCAAGGCAAGGTACGGTACATAGGCTCGTCGTCGTACTCCGGAGCGCAGATCGTGGAAGCCCAGTGGGCGTCCCGGGAACGCAACCTGGAGCGGTTCGTCACCGAGCAGCCGCCGTACTCGATCCTGGTGCGCGGCATCGAGGAGGACGTCCTCCCTACCGTGCAGCGCCACGGCATGGGCACCCTCACCTACAGCCCGCTCGCCGGCGGCTGGCTGTCAGGACGGTGGCGGAAGGACGCAGCATCGGCACCCACCTCGAGTGCCCGCCCGGGCGCGCGCTTCGACATGACCAGCCCGGCCAACCAGCGCAAGCTCGACATCGTGGAGGAACTCGCCCAGCTCGCCGAACAGGCAGGGATGAGCCTCATCGAACTGGCGATCGCGTTCGTCATCAACCACCCCGGCGTCACTTCGGCCATCGTCGGACCCCGCACCATGGACCAGCTCGCGTCCTACCTCCCGGCGGCGGGCATCACCCTGTCCACCGACGTGCTGGACCGCATCGACAAGATCGTCGCACCCGGCGTGACGGTCAACCCCGACGACAACAGCTACGGCGCGCACGAACTCACCGCCCAGGCACGGCGACGGAAACAGGCGTGA
- a CDS encoding aldo/keto reductase: MKPELTLNNGITMPALGLGVFQSPPEQTTAAVGAALAAGYRHIDTAAAYGNEREVGEGIRCSGVRRADVFIETKVWVSDYGYDETLHAWEKAAGKLGVDYLDLLILHQPAPDRFEKTIGAYKALETLLADGRVRAIGVSNFMPHHLEQLLAATHIVPAVNQIELHPYFTQADVQAADAENGILTQAWSPIGGITFYPGWGEDRRNVMEDPAIAAIGQTHGKSSAQVMLRWHLQQGRSAIPKSTNPARIAENFDVFDFELSAEELASIDALDAGVRNGPDPDEAREERFAMVIPEA, translated from the coding sequence ATGAAACCCGAACTCACACTCAACAACGGCATCACGATGCCCGCCCTCGGCCTGGGCGTTTTCCAAAGCCCGCCGGAGCAGACGACGGCGGCGGTCGGGGCCGCGCTGGCGGCCGGCTACCGGCACATCGACACCGCCGCCGCGTACGGCAACGAACGGGAAGTCGGCGAAGGCATCCGCTGTTCCGGCGTCCGCCGGGCGGACGTGTTCATCGAGACCAAGGTCTGGGTGAGCGACTACGGCTACGACGAGACCCTGCATGCCTGGGAGAAAGCGGCGGGCAAGCTCGGCGTCGACTACCTCGACCTGCTCATCCTGCACCAGCCGGCACCCGACCGGTTCGAGAAAACCATCGGCGCATACAAGGCGCTGGAGACCCTGCTCGCAGACGGGCGCGTCCGGGCGATCGGCGTCAGCAACTTCATGCCGCACCACCTGGAACAGCTGCTCGCCGCGACCCACATCGTCCCGGCGGTGAACCAGATCGAGCTGCACCCCTATTTCACCCAGGCGGATGTCCAGGCAGCAGACGCCGAAAACGGCATCCTCACCCAGGCCTGGTCACCCATCGGCGGCATCACTTTCTACCCTGGCTGGGGCGAGGACCGCCGGAACGTGATGGAGGACCCTGCGATCGCCGCCATTGGGCAAACGCACGGCAAGAGCTCCGCCCAGGTCATGCTGCGCTGGCACCTGCAGCAGGGCCGTTCAGCCATCCCGAAATCAACCAACCCGGCACGCATCGCGGAGAACTTCGACGTCTTCGACTTCGAGCTCAGTGCCGAGGAACTCGCATCGATCGACGCGCTCGACGCCGGCGTGCGCAACGGACCCGACCCGGACGAAGCCCGCGAGGAGCGCTTCGCCATGGTCATCCCCGAGGCCTGA